Proteins encoded in a region of the Streptomyces violaceoruber genome:
- a CDS encoding DUF397 domain-containing protein codes for MRAKVREHASGLVWVRSSYSSEEGGECVEVAVSPHVVHVRDSKDIARRGFAVDEAAWTAFVGFAVR; via the coding sequence ATGAGAGCCAAGGTACGGGAGCACGCATCTGGGCTTGTTTGGGTCAGGAGCAGTTACAGCAGCGAGGAAGGCGGCGAGTGCGTCGAGGTTGCCGTCAGCCCTCATGTCGTCCACGTGCGCGACTCCAAGGACATAGCCCGCCGCGGCTTTGCGGTCGATGAGGCGGCCTGGACCGCGTTCGTCGGCTTCGCCGTCCGGTAG